In a genomic window of Gloeothece verrucosa PCC 7822:
- a CDS encoding Rieske 2Fe-2S domain-containing protein: MKVFVSNLNETNQIRIGEKTYFLKHTNCRTILLPAECPHRGGPLQYGEQVDNGDSIICPWHENKLKVCNLAKQSLCIVRVKNELKFVIPEEVQVTTWKERPCHQLQQGEKA; encoded by the coding sequence ATGAAAGTATTTGTATCCAACTTAAACGAAACAAATCAAATACGAATTGGTGAAAAAACTTATTTTCTAAAACACACTAATTGCCGAACGATCTTACTTCCTGCCGAATGTCCTCATCGTGGTGGACCGCTTCAATATGGTGAACAAGTTGATAATGGCGATTCAATTATTTGCCCTTGGCATGAAAACAAATTAAAAGTTTGTAATCTCGCGAAGCAATCATTGTGCATCGTAAGAGTGAAGAATGAACTTAAGTTTGTCATTCCTGAAGAAGTGCAGGTAACTACTTGGAAAGAACGCCCTTGTCATCAATTACAGCAAGGAGAAAAGGCGTGA
- a CDS encoding sugar phosphate isomerase/epimerase family protein gives MSDSSSLPDIYLSFFMFTTNLQPDNAEYSEIVVKHIKKLKEFGYSGFEFPIAPTFGKDYTQDVENYKNLRDYLDRQGLADVKIATNVGATRTLDPSSPYPEQREQALKYLKSRVDITEALGGEIMMGPIVIPYGVFPTTDFNEPIWSDQLQDFLKVRYTTAQPVLNELGLYAAAKNVKLAIEPITHWETPGPNKLSQVIEFLSGVQSKQVGVVIDSAHETLDGEGPDIFKQQVETLANAERLHYIQVSPPDRGAVHTSWLPWQSFLEPILPRYKGPIAVEIFNAIPAFLSSLRLSRRKFWIPGEDEPNLHPSAYEIAQKAIEKTQQEIEKLLNQS, from the coding sequence ATGAGCGACTCATCATCATTACCAGATATTTACCTAAGCTTTTTCATGTTTACCACCAATTTACAACCGGATAACGCCGAGTATTCTGAAATTGTGGTAAAACACATTAAAAAATTAAAAGAGTTTGGTTATAGTGGGTTTGAGTTTCCGATTGCCCCTACTTTTGGCAAAGATTACACTCAAGATGTGGAAAATTATAAAAACCTACGAGATTATCTAGACCGTCAAGGATTAGCTGATGTAAAAATAGCTACCAATGTTGGCGCAACAAGAACCTTAGATCCCAGTTCTCCTTATCCTGAACAACGAGAACAAGCCTTAAAATATCTTAAGTCAAGAGTAGATATTACGGAGGCTTTAGGCGGAGAAATTATGATGGGACCAATTGTTATTCCTTATGGCGTTTTTCCTACTACAGACTTTAATGAACCCATCTGGAGTGATCAGCTACAAGACTTCTTAAAAGTTCGTTATACTACTGCTCAACCTGTTTTAAATGAATTAGGTTTATATGCAGCCGCTAAAAACGTCAAATTAGCTATTGAACCGATCACTCATTGGGAAACTCCAGGACCTAATAAATTATCTCAAGTAATAGAGTTTTTGAGTGGCGTTCAAAGTAAACAAGTGGGAGTAGTTATTGATAGCGCTCATGAAACCCTTGACGGAGAAGGCCCAGACATTTTTAAACAGCAAGTAGAAACTTTAGCTAATGCAGAAAGGCTTCATTATATTCAAGTTTCTCCTCCAGACAGGGGGGCTGTTCATACCAGTTGGCTACCTTGGCAATCATTTTTAGAACCTATTTTACCTCGGTATAAAGGGCCAATTGCTGTAGAAATTTTTAACGCTATTCCTGCTTTTCTAAGCTCATTGCGGTTATCAAGGCGTAAATTTTGGATACCTGGAGAAGACGAACCAAATTTACATCCTAGTGCCTATGAGATTGCTCAAAAAGCCATTGAAAAAACGCAGCAAGAAATAGAAAAGCTTTTAAACCAGTCGTAG
- a CDS encoding MOSC domain-containing protein, which produces MVISEIFIYPIKSCQGIRVDQAQVTPKGFIWDREFMLVDSNGVFLTQRQHPQLATIKVLFLGNLISLSVKKTSLKPFIFKPSFTGLEIEVDIWGTRTIAIDQGQQVAEWFKTALDLEENCRLVRQSPKYIRLVDQKYAVKENDQVSWADGYPFLLTATASLAELNRKILDFEPQNFEEVPMNRFRPNIVVKTTEPFIENNWKFIQFDEIIFDIVKPCSRCIITTTDQLTGKKNHLQEPLRTLSKFQFAKESMIFGVNMIPRNQGFVSVSSSYKIG; this is translated from the coding sequence ATGGTAATTTCTGAAATTTTTATCTATCCTATCAAATCTTGCCAAGGAATTAGAGTTGACCAAGCTCAAGTAACGCCCAAAGGATTTATTTGGGATCGAGAATTTATGTTAGTAGATAGTAATGGAGTGTTTCTTACTCAAAGACAACATCCTCAATTAGCTACAATTAAAGTGCTTTTTTTGGGAAATTTGATATCTTTATCTGTTAAAAAAACTAGCTTAAAACCATTCATTTTCAAACCTAGTTTTACAGGATTAGAGATAGAAGTTGATATTTGGGGAACTCGCACAATAGCCATTGATCAGGGCCAACAAGTGGCAGAGTGGTTTAAAACCGCGCTAGACTTAGAAGAAAACTGCCGCTTAGTAAGGCAATCTCCCAAATACATCAGACTCGTTGATCAAAAATATGCTGTCAAAGAAAATGACCAAGTTAGTTGGGCCGACGGTTATCCATTCTTGCTAACAGCTACTGCCTCATTGGCAGAATTAAATCGAAAAATTCTAGACTTCGAACCCCAAAATTTTGAAGAAGTACCAATGAATAGATTTAGACCAAATATCGTTGTTAAAACCACTGAACCTTTTATTGAGAATAATTGGAAATTTATACAATTTGATGAAATAATATTTGATATTGTGAAGCCATGTAGTAGATGTATCATTACTACTACTGATCAATTGACTGGAAAAAAAAACCATTTGCAAGAGCCTTTAAGAACTTTGAGTAAATTTCAATTTGCTAAAGAGAGTATGATTTTTGGGGTAAACATGATTCCCAGAAACCAGGGATTTGTTTCTGTGAGTAGTTCTTATAAAATAGGCTGA
- a CDS encoding DUF1269 domain-containing protein: MTTLTVWKFNTPDGASNALAKLAELQKQHLIEIQDAAIVSWPEDRKKPQTTQAFDLVGAGIVSGAFWGMLFGFLFFMPFIGAAVGTLAGALSAHFNDYGINDDFIKDIRDKISQGTSALFLMTGQVTLDKVEEAFSPDERGELIQSNLTTEQEAKLRADFGEE; the protein is encoded by the coding sequence ATGACAACCTTAACAGTTTGGAAATTTAATACCCCCGACGGAGCAAGTAATGCACTAGCTAAATTAGCTGAGCTTCAAAAGCAACATTTAATAGAAATTCAAGATGCTGCGATTGTATCTTGGCCTGAAGATCGTAAAAAGCCTCAAACGACTCAAGCCTTTGATTTAGTCGGAGCGGGAATAGTGAGTGGAGCATTTTGGGGAATGCTTTTTGGCTTCTTATTTTTTATGCCTTTTATTGGCGCAGCAGTGGGAACATTAGCAGGGGCGCTGTCTGCTCATTTTAATGACTACGGCATTAATGATGACTTTATTAAAGATATCCGCGATAAAATTTCTCAAGGAACCTCTGCACTTTTCTTAATGACCGGTCAAGTTACCTTAGATAAAGTAGAAGAGGCTTTTTCGCCAGACGAAAGAGGAGAATTAATTCAGTCAAATTTAACAACCGAGCAAGAGGCTAAACTTCGGGCAGATTTTGGCGAAGAATAA
- a CDS encoding YegS/Rv2252/BmrU family lipid kinase, which produces MFTQIFSQPQITLKRAKVFDSACLIFNPVSGGRNAKQDLEKIKFFLEPHIKLDIHLTTPEIGADQLAKEAVERGVELIIASGGDGTVSAAANAVIGTNIPLAIIPGGTANAFANGLGLPITLEESCIAILQGAIMSVDTARCNDQPMLLLAGIGFEANTVKEADRQLKDRFGIFAYIFAGLDQLQRLESFEARLETENQIITVNAAAITVANFAPPTSILAQGIGSSSGNDGLLDVTIISPANALEALTQAIELFESGLIHSNSNNHHIGYLRVQKINIVTNPSQAITVDGEMLKSDTAFFEIVPASLQVISSYQQVIGSQRKLMGLPSLTVVENNNQDIQDLVLNFALPVDLSRIMAQIVQEIGEQLLSLWHTLTKAAKLLNQSLIEAMIYLLWNISKKINESVNIPQTTNVNKNIKTTNLTVSYQISHHILGRIRLRIPRLRNDEKYGHRLQSLIESVNGVEKVYINWAASSIRVNYTPTLSSIQFQHQLIEMIEQAA; this is translated from the coding sequence ATGTTTACTCAAATTTTTTCTCAACCTCAAATTACCCTCAAACGAGCTAAAGTTTTTGACTCAGCCTGCTTGATTTTTAATCCCGTATCAGGAGGAAGAAATGCCAAACAAGATTTAGAAAAAATAAAATTCTTTTTAGAACCTCATATAAAACTTGATATTCACCTAACAACTCCAGAAATAGGAGCAGATCAATTAGCTAAAGAAGCCGTTGAACGAGGAGTAGAATTAATTATTGCCTCTGGAGGAGATGGAACCGTCTCAGCCGCCGCTAATGCCGTAATCGGAACAAATATACCTTTAGCCATTATTCCTGGTGGTACAGCAAACGCTTTTGCTAATGGATTAGGATTACCTATTACTTTAGAAGAATCTTGTATTGCCATTTTACAGGGAGCAATTATGAGTGTAGACACTGCTCGCTGTAATGATCAGCCGATGTTATTATTAGCCGGTATTGGCTTCGAGGCTAATACAGTCAAAGAAGCTGATCGTCAATTAAAAGATCGATTTGGTATTTTTGCTTATATTTTTGCTGGACTGGATCAATTGCAACGCCTAGAAAGTTTTGAAGCACGTTTAGAAACAGAAAACCAAATTATTACGGTTAATGCCGCAGCCATAACAGTAGCTAATTTTGCCCCACCTACATCAATTTTGGCTCAAGGGATCGGTTCCAGTTCTGGTAATGATGGCTTATTAGATGTAACTATTATCTCTCCTGCTAATGCCTTAGAAGCTTTAACCCAAGCGATAGAACTGTTTGAAAGTGGTTTAATACATTCTAATAGTAATAATCACCACATTGGTTACTTACGAGTGCAAAAAATTAATATTGTCACTAACCCATCTCAAGCCATAACCGTTGATGGGGAAATGCTCAAATCAGACACAGCCTTTTTTGAAATTGTTCCCGCTAGTTTACAAGTAATTTCTTCTTATCAGCAAGTTATTGGTTCCCAAAGAAAATTAATGGGCTTGCCGAGTTTAACTGTTGTTGAAAATAATAACCAAGACATTCAAGACCTTGTCTTAAATTTTGCGCTGCCTGTAGATTTAAGCCGCATTATGGCGCAAATTGTTCAAGAAATTGGCGAACAACTTTTATCTTTATGGCACACTTTGACTAAAGCGGCTAAACTTCTGAATCAAAGTTTAATAGAAGCAATGATCTATTTATTATGGAATATAAGTAAAAAAATTAATGAGTCTGTAAATATCCCTCAAACAACCAATGTTAATAAAAATATAAAAACTACTAACTTAACAGTTAGTTATCAAATCAGTCATCACATTTTGGGGCGTATTCGATTACGAATTCCTCGATTACGAAACGATGAAAAATATGGGCATCGTTTACAATCCCTTATTGAATCTGTGAATGGAGTAGAAAAAGTTTATATTAATTGGGCGGCTTCTTCAATTAGAGTAAATTATACTCCTACCTTATCAAGTATCCAATTTCAGCATCAATTAATAGAAATGATTGAACAAGCGGCTTAA
- the iolE gene encoding myo-inosose-2 dehydratase, which produces MSKSIQRLLVSAFIVFLMGIAFIPPANAQQINAGKREVLAPNSSATNVEKAKISKFRALLSPTFDPTLVRFGITPTGWSNSDDLTIDLVPPIPYQQILSEMALAGFKGSQGAPKFPKDINVLKQELELRGLKISEPWVGTYFTIGGNGKEESKRIFREQMEFMKEMGGNTIVVAELGGAVHQQPIDPLTNRPIFTDEQWQDLTEGLNEIGRQAHEQGMQLCYHPHVGTGVETGEDIDRLMSNTNPDYVKLLLDTGHLYYVGTDPLTVAKKYATRIKHVHLKNIRQNILDESKLQGRSFLSAIREGVFTVPGDYKGAIAFRPILQELANVNYEGWLMVEAEQDPNKANPLKYALMARSYLKDLTGF; this is translated from the coding sequence ATGTCTAAATCAATTCAGCGTTTGTTAGTTTCTGCTTTTATAGTCTTCCTAATGGGGATTGCCTTTATCCCGCCGGCAAATGCTCAACAAATCAATGCTGGTAAAAGAGAAGTCTTAGCACCTAATTCTTCTGCCACAAATGTGGAAAAGGCGAAAATTTCTAAATTCAGAGCTTTACTCAGTCCGACTTTTGATCCTACACTTGTTCGTTTTGGTATTACCCCTACTGGCTGGAGCAATAGCGATGACCTTACAATTGATTTAGTTCCTCCTATTCCTTACCAACAAATTCTTAGTGAAATGGCACTAGCCGGTTTCAAAGGTTCTCAAGGTGCCCCCAAATTTCCCAAAGACATAAATGTTTTGAAACAAGAATTAGAACTGCGTGGTCTAAAAATTTCTGAACCTTGGGTAGGAACTTACTTCACCATTGGCGGCAATGGAAAAGAAGAAAGTAAAAGAATTTTTAGAGAACAGATGGAATTTATGAAAGAGATGGGGGGTAATACCATCGTCGTAGCAGAACTTGGCGGTGCAGTGCATCAGCAACCCATAGATCCTTTAACTAACCGGCCTATTTTTACAGACGAACAATGGCAAGATTTAACTGAAGGATTAAATGAGATAGGAAGACAAGCCCATGAACAAGGAATGCAGTTATGCTACCATCCTCACGTAGGAACAGGTGTAGAAACCGGTGAAGATATTGATCGCTTAATGAGTAATACTAATCCAGATTATGTCAAATTATTGCTAGATACAGGCCATCTTTATTATGTCGGTACTGATCCCCTAACGGTAGCCAAAAAATATGCCACTCGTATTAAACACGTTCACCTAAAAAACATTCGTCAGAATATATTAGACGAATCTAAGCTGCAAGGACGTAGCTTTTTAAGTGCTATTCGAGAAGGAGTATTTACCGTTCCTGGTGATTATAAGGGAGCAATTGCATTTCGACCAATCTTACAAGAACTAGCCAATGTAAACTATGAAGGATGGTTAATGGTGGAAGCTGAACAAGACCCCAATAAAGCTAATCCTTTAAAATATGCTTTAATGGCAAGAAGCTATCTAAAAGACCTGACAGGTTTCTAA
- a CDS encoding galactose oxidase early set domain-containing protein has protein sequence MLVSSRQRTIIVSIFLSFILALGIIFFGWQEAIAAPLSESQETLGAWEILPLPKEKRMQSVHTIMLPNGKVLIVNGSSFRSTLTQEDGVNKIIEGVDVTNYDVINNTSLLDPETKTFEPINSPDAIQYNQTNDLFCSGHLQLADGNILFVGGTGRYYPGGGFTGSKQINIYNWQTGEWTKAGQMNQGRWYPTLVSLADGKIVIFSGLKIDAPNQISPSLEIYDPQTQKLTYIDLRTIKNSPFNTKITGTDTYDSIDLYPRVFPLKDGRLFLTGDEAGIAAVLVPHSSKKSYFMTINQDAVTGKLSVSFEVGPDRGETSKAYGTAIQVPNSENVLLLGGIIGTNSIAFGKGGNTSGFPGAKISTSLQHWIPSQESSEKIGKWEILPDFLDKPRANLQAVILPTKEILVINGGEYPEYKPVYQPLLMTPNASAPGGYEKKSLAPATLPRLYHNGALLLPDARVLVIGGNANRAAREADGTVRVDTLPDSKGFYQIPTLTDQSGQLKQFDIEEYYNNPQSYFVPGDPEPFVPAEIWQAEIFSPPYLFEPGSRPEITNAPETLSYDQTATISVKDATEKGSLVLIKLGAVTHSFDFGQRLAELTINSITLGDESTIDFNVAVNSNLYPPGYYMMFYLNDIGKPSHAKFIKLETKQT, from the coding sequence ATGCTTGTTTCATCTCGTCAAAGAACTATAATTGTATCCATTTTTTTGAGTTTTATCTTAGCATTAGGAATTATATTTTTCGGTTGGCAAGAGGCTATAGCCGCTCCCCTATCAGAAAGCCAAGAAACCCTAGGAGCATGGGAAATCCTTCCCCTGCCCAAAGAAAAGAGAATGCAGTCTGTTCATACTATTATGCTTCCTAATGGGAAAGTTTTAATCGTTAACGGCAGTAGTTTTAGGAGTACCCTGACTCAAGAAGATGGAGTCAATAAAATTATCGAGGGAGTGGATGTTACTAATTATGATGTCATTAATAATACTAGCCTTTTAGACCCAGAAACTAAAACTTTTGAACCCATAAATTCTCCTGATGCAATTCAATATAATCAGACTAATGATTTATTTTGTTCGGGTCATTTGCAATTAGCTGACGGAAATATTTTATTTGTGGGAGGAACAGGGCGTTATTACCCTGGCGGCGGCTTTACAGGTTCAAAACAAATTAATATTTATAACTGGCAGACAGGCGAGTGGACTAAAGCTGGACAAATGAATCAAGGTCGTTGGTATCCCACTTTAGTCTCCCTAGCTGATGGAAAAATAGTCATCTTTTCGGGTTTAAAAATAGATGCACCTAACCAAATTAGTCCTAGTTTAGAAATTTACGATCCCCAAACCCAAAAACTTACCTATATTGACCTAAGAACCATTAAAAATAGCCCCTTTAATACCAAAATTACCGGCACAGATACTTATGATAGTATAGATCTCTATCCTCGCGTTTTCCCTCTTAAAGATGGCCGATTATTTTTAACCGGAGATGAAGCCGGAATTGCCGCCGTTTTAGTGCCGCACTCTAGCAAAAAAAGCTATTTCATGACTATTAATCAGGATGCTGTAACAGGTAAACTCTCAGTTAGCTTTGAAGTCGGGCCAGATCGAGGAGAAACCTCTAAAGCTTACGGAACTGCCATACAAGTTCCCAACTCTGAAAATGTATTACTTCTCGGCGGTATTATTGGCACAAATAGTATTGCTTTTGGAAAAGGAGGAAATACCAGTGGATTTCCAGGTGCTAAAATATCCACTAGCTTACAGCATTGGATACCGTCACAAGAAAGCAGCGAAAAAATAGGCAAATGGGAAATTTTACCGGATTTCCTCGATAAACCACGAGCTAACTTGCAAGCCGTCATTTTACCCACAAAAGAAATTTTAGTGATCAATGGAGGAGAATATCCAGAATATAAGCCCGTTTATCAACCTTTATTAATGACCCCAAATGCGTCAGCACCTGGCGGCTACGAGAAAAAATCTTTAGCTCCTGCGACATTACCGAGACTCTATCATAATGGAGCATTATTATTACCTGATGCTCGCGTCTTGGTAATAGGAGGTAACGCTAACCGTGCGGCAAGAGAGGCAGACGGAACAGTTCGAGTAGATACATTACCTGATTCTAAAGGATTCTATCAAATCCCCACATTAACTGATCAATCAGGACAGCTAAAACAGTTTGACATCGAAGAGTATTATAATAATCCTCAAAGCTATTTTGTTCCCGGTGACCCTGAACCCTTTGTCCCGGCAGAAATTTGGCAAGCGGAAATTTTTAGTCCCCCTTATTTATTTGAGCCAGGTTCTCGGCCTGAAATTACAAATGCCCCAGAGACTCTTAGTTATGATCAAACAGCAACCATATCGGTTAAAGATGCCACAGAAAAAGGTTCTCTTGTTTTAATTAAATTAGGTGCTGTAACTCATTCCTTTGATTTTGGTCAACGCTTAGCGGAATTAACCATTAATAGTATAACGCTAGGTGATGAGTCCACGATTGACTTTAATGTTGCTGTTAACTCGAATTTATATCCGCCAGGATATTATATGATGTTCTACCTCAATGATATAGGTAAACCTTCTCATGCCAAATTTATCAAGCTTGAAACAAAACAAACTTGA
- a CDS encoding YybH family protein yields MDSDKQAIQKVFEVDYPTYVRNKDRENYGTMYTENALWMPPNAPDRCGIPDILIGYDAAIGVENKQIDPTFTAEEIHVIGDLGYVLGISNATITTTNPDGTSSISKVLYRALWLMKKEQDTWKIHRQIWNVKP; encoded by the coding sequence ATGGATAGTGATAAACAGGCAATTCAAAAAGTATTTGAAGTAGATTATCCTACTTATGTAAGAAACAAAGACCGTGAAAATTACGGCACGATGTACACTGAAAACGCCCTTTGGATGCCACCTAATGCCCCAGATCGTTGCGGTATTCCGGATATTCTTATCGGGTATGATGCGGCTATTGGTGTTGAAAACAAACAGATTGATCCTACCTTTACTGCTGAAGAAATCCATGTTATCGGGGATTTAGGCTATGTTCTTGGCATCTCTAATGCCACTATAACCACCACCAACCCTGATGGAACTTCATCAATATCAAAGGTACTCTATCGGGCTTTATGGTTAATGAAAAAAGAACAAGATACTTGGAAAATTCACCGCCAGATTTGGAATGTTAAGCCCTAA
- a CDS encoding ATP-grasp domain-containing protein, with the protein MLNTQPAIIIVDPFSTGRFYAPLFAARGYQCLAVISSPNIPEHLIGDLQKQDFSDIFIWNETLLNVFKEVNIVAVVAGCETGVFLTDYLTDRLAIRGNPLATTDVRRHKHIMQKALESKGLPHIPSKFITNTEQIDELINLLDEIDYVVKPINSAATDGVVLTHGRIGVERALRNAAWNKNNDLGEKNLGFIVQPFISGTEYVVDLVAFNGNYIVASVCQYKKIARNGGSFVYDSLDVLNPSQKDLQPLLDYAIKAANALDIQVGPIHMEIMWSPTGPVMIEAGSRLHGGIAPKLFAETYAPDLITLAVQSYLNEVPNVKDEKVELVCLGKIGFLYSDNQKPFMPLTTEQESFLQKNPAYRGHKYFIKPGMLTPVTIDFATCPGLFWLCHHAPVELENNARVCRNLLSV; encoded by the coding sequence ATGTTAAATACTCAGCCTGCTATTATTATAGTCGACCCGTTCTCAACAGGACGTTTTTATGCACCCTTGTTTGCTGCCCGAGGTTACCAATGCCTTGCCGTAATTTCTAGTCCTAACATTCCCGAACATTTAATAGGGGATTTACAGAAGCAAGATTTTTCCGATATTTTTATTTGGAACGAAACTCTGTTGAATGTCTTCAAAGAAGTTAATATTGTCGCCGTTGTTGCCGGATGCGAAACAGGTGTTTTTCTGACCGATTATTTAACCGATAGACTTGCAATTAGAGGAAATCCTCTTGCGACAACAGATGTACGACGACACAAACACATAATGCAAAAAGCGCTTGAGAGCAAAGGTTTACCTCACATTCCTTCAAAATTTATTACTAACACCGAGCAAATAGACGAGCTAATTAATTTACTTGATGAAATTGACTATGTTGTAAAACCTATTAACTCAGCCGCTACCGATGGAGTCGTACTGACTCATGGTCGTATCGGTGTTGAACGTGCCCTACGGAATGCCGCTTGGAATAAAAACAATGATTTGGGCGAAAAAAATCTCGGATTTATTGTTCAACCCTTTATTTCAGGAACAGAATACGTTGTAGACCTGGTCGCTTTTAATGGCAACTACATTGTAGCCTCAGTTTGCCAATACAAAAAAATTGCCAGAAATGGGGGGAGTTTCGTCTATGATAGTTTAGATGTATTAAATCCGTCCCAAAAAGATTTGCAACCGTTACTCGATTATGCGATAAAAGCCGCCAATGCTTTAGACATCCAGGTTGGGCCCATTCACATGGAAATTATGTGGTCACCCACAGGGCCTGTCATGATTGAAGCAGGTTCCCGGCTTCACGGTGGCATTGCCCCGAAATTATTTGCAGAAACTTATGCACCCGACTTGATTACATTGGCTGTTCAGAGCTACTTAAATGAGGTGCCCAATGTAAAAGATGAAAAAGTTGAATTGGTTTGTTTAGGAAAAATAGGGTTTCTTTATTCAGATAATCAAAAACCTTTTATGCCGCTCACCACAGAGCAAGAGAGCTTTCTTCAGAAAAATCCAGCATATCGTGGTCACAAATATTTTATCAAACCGGGTATGTTAACGCCTGTGACAATAGATTTTGCCACCTGTCCAGGTTTATTTTGGTTGTGCCACCATGCTCCTGTAGAATTGGAAAACAATGCTAGAGTATGTCGCAATTTACTGTCAGTTTAA
- a CDS encoding iron-containing redox enzyme family protein, with protein MNLKEKELVNSLKEHSDYKKRCLTTYISSPLFGHPDNIYCDSPYVRPCRPQDLDENILFTSLSQETLDNPNHLLAQRLLLNIYEQDSIFLPQAPRVLNFKKFQSFYDAELMACGHTIRPELEHFLFDWLEKSIHIEGPWNLETFIAYTDSILKKIAQSESQLYKELTASQDPQSAARFYLIQCAGDFLSEASAMGKNVLGNFGSHTSELFKILIDEYGYGVHQKKHSSIFEELLKQAGLSHHIHHYWQFYTPKSIALINYFHYVSANHGSFFRYLGAMYFTEATLAYVTRAQSKAIKEIFSGNVCTQYFDEHSHIDIHHGRMALNKLILPLVKEYGNKILPEILRGFEEFQLLQDVADKDLFAHIKWHDQLNEYKQKANFLRPNYGSDMSFTEKKGELSVTHIHPVDELFWVEEGEIEFIVSPDKSILLKAGEGIVIPQGMLHGSLVVSEHCQYTVTSLELRK; from the coding sequence ATGAATTTAAAAGAAAAAGAATTGGTTAATTCATTAAAGGAACATTCTGATTACAAAAAAAGGTGTCTTACAACTTATATATCTTCACCTTTATTTGGTCATCCTGATAATATTTACTGCGATTCTCCTTACGTTAGACCTTGTAGACCGCAGGACTTAGACGAAAACATTTTATTTACTTCATTGAGTCAAGAAACTTTAGACAATCCTAATCATCTTTTGGCGCAACGTCTGCTGTTAAATATATATGAGCAAGATTCTATTTTTCTACCGCAGGCACCCAGAGTCTTGAATTTTAAAAAGTTTCAAAGTTTCTACGATGCAGAATTAATGGCTTGTGGACATACCATTCGGCCTGAGCTTGAACATTTCCTTTTTGACTGGCTGGAAAAATCAATTCACATAGAAGGCCCTTGGAATTTAGAGACTTTTATTGCTTATACAGATAGTATTTTAAAAAAAATTGCACAGTCTGAATCTCAGTTGTACAAAGAGCTAACAGCTAGTCAAGACCCGCAAAGTGCTGCTCGTTTTTATCTTATTCAATGCGCTGGTGATTTCCTATCAGAAGCATCTGCAATGGGTAAAAATGTATTAGGTAATTTTGGTAGCCATACAAGTGAATTATTTAAAATATTAATTGACGAATATGGCTATGGTGTACACCAAAAGAAACACAGTTCAATTTTTGAAGAATTACTAAAACAAGCGGGACTGAGCCATCATATTCACCATTACTGGCAGTTTTACACACCAAAATCTATAGCTCTAATTAACTATTTTCATTATGTATCTGCTAATCATGGTTCCTTTTTCCGTTATTTAGGTGCAATGTACTTTACAGAGGCAACCCTAGCATACGTAACCCGTGCCCAATCTAAAGCCATAAAAGAGATATTTTCTGGCAATGTATGCACTCAATATTTTGACGAGCATAGTCATATTGATATACATCATGGCAGAATGGCATTAAATAAATTGATCTTACCACTGGTTAAAGAATATGGCAATAAAATATTGCCTGAAATTTTAAGAGGATTCGAAGAATTTCAACTACTACAAGACGTTGCAGATAAAGATCTATTTGCTCATATAAAATGGCACGATCAATTAAATGAATATAAACAAAAAGCGAATTTTTTACGTCCTAATTATGGATCTGATATGTCTTTTACTGAAAAAAAAGGAGAGCTATCAGTAACTCACATTCATCCCGTCGATGAACTATTTTGGGTTGAGGAAGGTGAAATAGAATTTATTGTATCGCCAGATAAATCTATCCTTTTAAAAGCCGGTGAAGGCATAGTTATTCCTCAAGGTATGCTTCATGGTTCTCTTGTTGTCAGCGAACATTGCCAATATACAGTTACTAGCTTGGAGTTAAGAAAATGA